In Chryseobacterium turcicum, a single window of DNA contains:
- a CDS encoding DUF6759 domain-containing protein, with protein MKKKTLAFFFFSLILSSCASNNTDKGDILKSTNINEIEEYLGNAHPEDPKKRILKQHVIALKNAEWTKGAKNAKPMEARPVFIELPDQLSHKKDTEANQEVFRKLMSETPEEHKEKTKKLLNNMFNEDISNNEVILLLKNNSDCDLVLEISGKKFYNLAVPAKGENFIVMNKDSYTISGNVCDVKYKSSKDIDKSLVVVLQNPGFKSDLIAENKASKDLENVQNKPILVSKKKKKK; from the coding sequence ATGAAGAAAAAAACACTTGCTTTTTTCTTCTTTAGTCTCATTTTATCATCTTGCGCCAGTAATAATACTGATAAAGGTGATATACTGAAAAGTACAAACATCAATGAGATTGAAGAATATCTTGGGAACGCACATCCCGAAGATCCGAAAAAAAGAATTCTAAAGCAGCATGTCATCGCATTGAAAAATGCTGAATGGACAAAAGGTGCAAAAAATGCAAAACCAATGGAAGCAAGACCTGTTTTCATAGAACTACCCGATCAATTAAGCCATAAAAAAGACACTGAAGCCAATCAGGAAGTTTTTAGAAAGCTAATGTCTGAAACACCGGAAGAACATAAGGAGAAGACAAAAAAGCTCCTAAACAATATGTTTAATGAAGATATTAGCAATAACGAAGTCATTCTCTTGCTCAAAAATAATTCTGACTGCGATTTGGTTTTAGAAATATCCGGAAAGAAGTTTTATAATCTTGCGGTACCTGCAAAAGGTGAAAATTTTATTGTGATGAATAAAGATTCATACACCATCTCAGGAAACGTTTGTGATGTAAAATATAAAAGCTCAAAAGACATTGATAAAAGCCTTGTTGTCGTTTTACAAAACCCAGGATTCAAATCAGATTTAATTGCTGAAAACAAAGCCAGCAAAGATTTAGAAAATGTACAAAACAAACCCATCCTGGTTTCTAAAAAAAAGAAGAAAAAATAA
- a CDS encoding DUF6759 domain-containing protein yields MKKLFLLFSPLLFLTFSAQNKAKDYSNILKSKNIYELNAFLRDAHPDDPRRSVLKPRVMDFMKEYIKNAPPGDKKVREMQENLARLKTGPSTKVSFEEINATIKQKQILKYQKQLQVGQSAIAYTPSSAQSVYVTSAGGKNTKLIADTEASEFNMLMGENPLEHKNKTVKILNSLFDNDPTAKECIVMIENKSDCNIIVRIEGIGNTKYRLPVPAHGDNSIVVEKGDYLFTSIVCGSQYASQKTIKKPLLVALGSSSK; encoded by the coding sequence ATGAAAAAGTTATTTTTACTTTTTAGTCCTTTACTATTTCTTACATTTTCTGCGCAAAACAAGGCTAAAGATTACAGTAACATTCTTAAAAGCAAGAATATTTATGAACTCAATGCTTTCCTGAGAGATGCCCATCCAGACGACCCTCGCCGATCTGTTTTGAAACCGAGAGTAATGGATTTTATGAAAGAGTATATTAAAAATGCTCCACCAGGAGATAAAAAAGTACGCGAGATGCAAGAAAATCTTGCAAGGCTAAAAACCGGACCTTCTACAAAAGTTTCTTTCGAGGAGATAAATGCGACAATAAAGCAGAAACAAATTTTAAAATACCAAAAACAATTGCAAGTTGGTCAATCTGCGATTGCCTATACACCCAGTTCGGCACAAAGCGTTTACGTAACCTCTGCTGGAGGTAAGAATACTAAGTTGATTGCAGATACAGAAGCATCAGAATTTAATATGCTGATGGGAGAAAACCCTTTAGAGCATAAAAATAAAACAGTAAAAATCCTGAACTCTCTATTTGACAATGATCCTACTGCAAAAGAGTGTATCGTGATGATTGAAAACAAGTCTGACTGTAACATTATCGTAAGAATTGAAGGTATCGGAAATACAAAATACAGACTTCCGGTTCCGGCTCATGGAGACAATTCTATCGTGGTAGAAAAAGGAGATTATCTATTCACAAGTATTGTTTGTGGATCACAATATGCTTCTCAAAAAACCATAAAAAAACCATTATTGGTGGCATTAGGAAGCTCATCAAAATAG
- a CDS encoding LytR/AlgR family response regulator transcription factor — MRIKCLIIEDEPLAVEVLKDFIKDVPFLELVGVCHDAICAMEILKEKKVDLMLLDIHLPKIKGLDFLQTLKNPPKVIITTAYHEFAVKSYEYDVVDYLMKPIEFSRFMTAIQKILKIQTTTESSPNEVLADLYFTVNKKKARVPLQSILYIESQKENIKIVMEDKILITRYSISDIENKLPDDFIRIHRSFIIAKSKIDFFDAQDVEIKGKAIPIGRNYRDFVRMKLGV; from the coding sequence ATGAGAATAAAATGTTTAATCATAGAAGATGAGCCACTTGCTGTTGAAGTTTTAAAAGACTTTATAAAAGATGTTCCCTTTTTGGAACTGGTAGGCGTTTGCCATGATGCAATTTGTGCGATGGAGATTTTGAAGGAAAAAAAAGTAGATCTTATGTTGTTGGATATCCATCTCCCTAAAATAAAAGGATTAGATTTTTTACAAACACTTAAAAATCCACCCAAAGTAATCATTACGACTGCTTACCACGAATTTGCAGTAAAAAGCTACGAATATGATGTGGTAGATTATCTGATGAAACCCATAGAGTTTTCCAGATTTATGACAGCAATACAAAAAATTTTAAAAATACAAACCACAACAGAATCTTCTCCCAACGAAGTTTTAGCAGATCTATATTTTACAGTTAATAAGAAAAAAGCAAGAGTACCCCTTCAATCTATTTTGTACATTGAGAGCCAGAAAGAGAATATTAAAATTGTGATGGAGGACAAAATCTTGATAACGAGATACTCCATTAGTGATATAGAAAATAAGCTTCCGGACGACTTTATCCGAATTCATAGATCTTTTATTATTGCTAAATCTAAAATTGACTTTTTTGATGCTCAAGATGTAGAAATTAAAGGGAAAGCGATTCCTATTGGAAGGAATTATCGAGATTTTGTCCGAATGAAATTAGGAGTGTGA
- a CDS encoding DUF6759 domain-containing protein — MKKLFLFTLLIFLFLNSCGTVNHSIKRPIRKPSIPISNTGTKTSSAAQTEREYEALIKVYKPETAEVLNSLFNDSSNSPNVSITVENQSNCNMVLTISGKNYFKKIPIGAHKTGAAMVPKNQNYNLSGMLCNSVYEKTKFITNSFNIKLSN; from the coding sequence ATGAAAAAGCTTTTTCTCTTTACTCTTCTTATATTTCTATTTCTGAATAGTTGCGGCACTGTCAATCACAGCATTAAGAGACCTATCCGAAAGCCTTCTATTCCCATCTCAAACACCGGAACAAAGACTAGTTCTGCAGCACAAACAGAAAGAGAATATGAAGCCTTAATAAAAGTTTACAAACCCGAAACAGCAGAGGTTTTAAATAGCCTTTTTAATGATTCTTCAAACAGTCCGAATGTATCAATCACTGTAGAAAACCAATCAAATTGTAATATGGTTTTAACAATCAGCGGTAAAAATTATTTCAAAAAAATTCCTATTGGTGCTCATAAAACGGGAGCAGCAATGGTGCCTAAAAATCAGAATTACAATTTGTCGGGAATGCTTTGCAACTCAGTTTATGAGAAAACAAAATTTATCACAAATTCTTTCAATATAAAATTATCAAACTAA
- the trmB gene encoding tRNA (guanosine(46)-N7)-methyltransferase TrmB has product MGKNKLRRFAENKKLSNVIQPTRDEALTGFQLKGNWRKDFFKNDQPIVLELGCGKGEYTVGLAKTFTDKNFIGIDIKGARFWFGAKEAAENGMNNVGFLRSQIELVEYYFAENEVDEIWITFPDPQIKFKRTKHRLTHPDFLERYKKFLKPGGIVHLKTDSEFLHGYTLGYLQGAGYEIISAHHDIYGALEYEPNTPHLRDIRTYYEELFSAKGKTITYIKFKIN; this is encoded by the coding sequence ATGGGCAAAAACAAATTAAGAAGATTCGCTGAAAACAAAAAATTATCAAACGTCATTCAACCGACAAGAGATGAAGCCCTTACCGGTTTTCAACTTAAAGGAAACTGGAGAAAAGATTTCTTTAAAAACGACCAACCCATTGTTTTGGAATTAGGTTGTGGAAAAGGAGAATATACGGTAGGTCTTGCAAAAACTTTTACCGATAAAAACTTTATCGGGATAGATATTAAAGGCGCAAGATTCTGGTTCGGAGCCAAAGAAGCAGCGGAAAACGGCATGAACAATGTAGGTTTTCTAAGATCTCAAATTGAATTGGTTGAGTATTATTTTGCAGAAAATGAAGTTGATGAAATTTGGATTACTTTCCCAGATCCGCAGATAAAATTTAAGCGTACCAAGCATAGATTAACTCACCCTGACTTTCTAGAGAGATACAAGAAGTTTTTAAAACCCGGAGGAATTGTACATTTAAAAACTGATTCAGAATTTTTGCATGGCTATACTTTGGGATATTTGCAAGGTGCAGGTTACGAAATCATTTCGGCACATCACGACATCTACGGAGCTTTAGAATACGAGCCCAATACGCCTCATTTAAGAGATATCAGAACGTATTACGAAGAGTTGTTTTCAGCAAAAGGGAAAACAATTACCTATATAAAATTTAAGATTAATTAA